The Vicia villosa cultivar HV-30 ecotype Madison, WI linkage group LG1, Vvil1.0, whole genome shotgun sequence genome includes a region encoding these proteins:
- the LOC131621862 gene encoding probable protein phosphatase 2C 38, which translates to MEAATVVIDGNKTETRHIVVTTIVSRSIGDAYLKKVEFNREPLPQKFRLPETFIKLILSSESSVSIHKIQPEDKFRIFASDGLWEHLSNQATVNIVNLNPHNRY; encoded by the exons ATGGAAGCTGCCACTGTGGTAATAGATGGAAATAAGACTGAAACTAGACATATAGTTGTCACAACTATT GTTTCAAGATCCATAGGTGATGCATATTTGAAGAAAGTGGAATTCAATAGGGAGCCTCTGCCACAAAAGTTTAGACTACCTGAAACCTTTATCAAGCTGATTCTTAGTAGTGAATCATCGGTATCAATTCATAAAATCCAACCCGAAGATAAATTCCGCATCTTTGCTTCTGATGGTTTATGGGAGCATCTTAGCAACCAAGCAACTGTCAATATAGTTAACCTTAATCCACACAAC AGATATTAG